The Prevotella melaninogenica genome window below encodes:
- a CDS encoding helix-turn-helix transcriptional regulator, giving the protein MRFDKLKKQLELLILLSDGRNYTVEELCERMNLSRRNFYYLLDFIKHAGFIVFKNQGYYHIDRRSPFFTQLLQTIQFTDKDVKTIHSVLTMAGNDSEMVNQLRQKLESSYNFSVSAESPIRRQMESNLKLLRKAMVEKKTVRLIGYSSPHSHSVKDRLVEPFLLLHNNEDVRCHELVSKQNKTFKISRMTSVEILDTSWLHEDKHRQVFTDIFMFSSEERYRVKLRLGQLSHNLFKEEYPQGAHYITPNADGSWLLDIEVCDYRGLGRFVLGLFKDIEIIEGDGFKAYLRAEIESLIDSSNQLLQK; this is encoded by the coding sequence ATGAGGTTTGATAAACTAAAGAAACAGTTAGAACTGTTGATTCTATTGTCTGATGGACGCAATTATACGGTTGAAGAACTGTGTGAGCGGATGAATTTGTCGCGTAGGAATTTCTATTACCTACTCGACTTCATCAAGCATGCAGGTTTTATCGTATTTAAGAATCAGGGCTATTATCATATTGATCGTCGCTCTCCTTTCTTCACACAGCTGTTACAAACGATTCAGTTTACAGATAAGGATGTGAAGACGATACATAGTGTACTGACAATGGCTGGTAATGATAGTGAGATGGTGAACCAGCTAAGGCAGAAGTTAGAAAGTTCTTATAATTTCTCTGTGTCAGCTGAGTCGCCTATTCGTCGCCAAATGGAGAGTAACTTAAAACTGTTACGCAAGGCTATGGTAGAGAAGAAGACGGTTCGGTTAATTGGTTATTCAAGTCCACATAGTCATTCTGTTAAGGATCGTCTTGTAGAGCCTTTCCTTTTATTGCATAATAATGAGGATGTACGCTGTCATGAATTGGTGTCAAAACAAAATAAGACATTTAAGATTTCTCGCATGACGAGTGTGGAGATATTAGATACATCGTGGTTACATGAAGACAAGCATAGGCAGGTGTTTACGGATATCTTTATGTTTAGTAGTGAGGAACGATATCGTGTGAAGTTACGTTTAGGACAGTTATCCCACAATCTCTTTAAGGAAGAATACCCACAAGGGGCGCATTATATTACTCCGAATGCGGATGGCTCGTGGCTTTTAGATATAGAAGTATGTGATTATCGTGGTTTAGGTCGTTTCGTTCTCGGACTCTTTAAAGATATAGAAATCATAGAGGGTGATGGTTTTAAGGCATATCTGAGAGCGGAAATAGAAAGTCTTATTGATTCGTCAAACCAACTATTGCAGAAGTAG
- a CDS encoding SGNH/GDSL hydrolase family protein yields MFTRKILFVLLFFITFNAYAQQERWVGTWACAPQTVDKGFMPYNNQMTNRSVRQVVKVSIGGPVIRLQLSNELSSEPVEITSVYIAKAGEGSEIQKNSAKYLRFNNKRRVTIPAGKAAFSDALKFDLQPLERLSITINYLKAPKEPTVHMGSRTTSYILRGVTNANTDFSTAFKEDHWFNISAIDVLDASASSVAILGNSITDGKGCVTNAQDRWPDFMSAVLNGEHESKSPKTGVLNLGIGDNRILSVGLGQPGKERFDRDILGQRGLRAVIIFEAINDIGTSTNPEETARQLIEAYQVMIEKARQRGLKVYMGTITPFNGCKGYFTEARDAARKTVNEWIRTNHEIDGFIDFDELMRDPSSPDRLRKEWQIGDWLHPNPKGYKMMGEYAAKSLEEMNVSTPSNQRPLTERK; encoded by the coding sequence ATGTTTACACGTAAGATTTTATTCGTTTTATTGTTTTTTATCACATTCAACGCTTATGCACAGCAAGAGCGTTGGGTAGGTACATGGGCTTGTGCGCCACAGACAGTCGATAAGGGTTTTATGCCTTATAATAACCAGATGACGAATCGCTCCGTACGACAGGTTGTGAAGGTGAGTATCGGTGGGCCTGTTATTCGTTTGCAGTTGAGTAATGAACTGTCTTCTGAGCCTGTTGAGATTACCAGTGTTTATATTGCAAAGGCTGGAGAAGGGTCAGAGATACAGAAGAATTCAGCTAAGTATCTCCGTTTTAATAATAAACGTCGGGTAACGATACCTGCTGGTAAGGCTGCCTTTTCAGATGCGTTGAAATTCGATTTACAACCATTGGAGCGTTTGTCAATTACGATTAACTATCTTAAAGCACCAAAAGAACCTACTGTTCACATGGGTTCGCGTACTACATCTTATATATTACGTGGTGTGACAAATGCTAATACTGATTTCTCAACAGCTTTCAAAGAGGACCATTGGTTTAATATTTCTGCTATTGATGTTCTTGATGCCTCTGCTTCCAGTGTGGCTATCCTTGGTAATAGTATTACCGATGGAAAGGGTTGTGTTACAAATGCACAAGACCGCTGGCCTGATTTTATGTCTGCCGTACTGAATGGAGAACATGAGTCGAAGAGTCCGAAAACGGGTGTATTGAATCTTGGTATTGGGGATAATCGTATCCTCTCTGTGGGTTTAGGACAGCCTGGAAAGGAGCGTTTCGATCGTGATATCTTGGGACAAAGAGGACTTCGTGCAGTAATCATCTTCGAGGCTATTAATGATATCGGTACGTCAACCAATCCAGAAGAAACTGCTCGCCAGTTGATAGAAGCCTATCAAGTGATGATAGAGAAGGCTCGACAACGTGGCTTGAAGGTCTATATGGGTACGATAACTCCTTTTAATGGCTGCAAAGGTTACTTTACAGAGGCACGTGATGCAGCACGTAAGACTGTGAACGAATGGATAAGAACAAACCATGAAATCGACGGTTTCATCGACTTTGATGAACTCATGCGTGATCCGTCATCACCCGACCGTTTGCGTAAAGAATGGCAGATTGGTGACTGGTTACATCCTAACCCTAAAGGGTATAAGATGATGGGAGAATATGCTGCCAAGAGTCTCGAAGAGATGAATGTATCAACTCCTTCCAATCAACGACCATTGACAGAAAGGAAGTAA
- a CDS encoding PoNe immunity protein domain-containing protein, with protein MGIFDYFLSHAKQKQDKAIRDKIKNRKFFSKMLIEIAKNKGETERLILEANTNKRLDTVYLHWSLGERYISGIEIRYSMDANMTELKRIYSNSLEYFITGLAIEDPIYFEILKRVSLGILLNVSCAEFQQLIDYVERVDNQAKPADWTPDLLLWFMLNSRMGEDKKQTHANKLAFPKLYKGLFKLTQLSDAQAAKKALIDYIRKWYNLNKDAPWYNNHLKTSCYRGYWAWEVAAVAKILQIDDSDLKDNPYYPYDMVHWEEDDTTNDE; from the coding sequence ATGGGTATATTTGATTATTTCCTTAGCCATGCTAAACAGAAGCAAGATAAAGCTATTAGGGATAAAATAAAGAATAGGAAATTCTTTAGCAAGATGTTGATAGAAATCGCGAAAAATAAAGGTGAAACCGAGAGATTAATATTGGAAGCAAATACCAACAAAAGGTTAGATACCGTATACTTACATTGGTCATTAGGGGAACGGTACATCTCTGGAATAGAAATAAGGTATTCTATGGATGCGAATATGACGGAATTAAAACGAATATATTCAAATTCTTTGGAGTATTTTATAACGGGGCTTGCTATTGAAGACCCAATATATTTTGAAATCCTGAAACGAGTTTCGTTAGGTATTCTACTAAATGTTTCCTGTGCAGAGTTTCAGCAGCTTATTGATTATGTGGAACGGGTAGATAATCAGGCAAAGCCAGCTGATTGGACTCCAGACCTTTTACTCTGGTTTATGCTGAACTCTCGAATGGGCGAAGATAAGAAACAAACGCATGCAAACAAGCTTGCCTTCCCTAAATTGTATAAAGGGCTTTTCAAATTAACACAGTTGTCTGATGCGCAAGCAGCGAAGAAAGCTTTGATAGATTACATCAGGAAATGGTATAACTTGAACAAGGATGCCCCTTGGTATAATAATCATTTGAAAACAAGCTGTTATCGTGGTTATTGGGCTTGGGAGGTCGCAGCCGTAGCAAAGATACTGCAGATAGATGATTCCGACCTAAAGGATAATCCATATTATCCTTATGACATGGTACATTGGGAAGAAGACGATACAACTAACGATGAGTAA
- a CDS encoding energy transducer TonB, protein MMKRILLAMSLSICMAATVNAQQEKMSMKSYENEVRKDTIDTLEVKNERHKIFDCWFPPMPSFPGNIQQFLRAHLVWPAGRKNKKVEGKVIVKFYIERDGTCSQFKILRSLSPAFDTEALRVLKLMPKWNVDSTAKGGTWYVLPVSFKKQNVQQ, encoded by the coding sequence ATGATGAAGCGAATTTTGTTAGCAATGTCACTTAGTATCTGTATGGCAGCAACTGTAAATGCTCAACAGGAAAAGATGTCGATGAAATCTTATGAAAATGAGGTTCGGAAAGATACAATCGATACCTTAGAAGTAAAAAACGAAAGGCATAAAATATTTGATTGTTGGTTTCCTCCAATGCCATCTTTCCCAGGTAATATCCAACAATTCCTTCGTGCTCACCTTGTATGGCCAGCTGGTCGTAAGAACAAAAAGGTTGAAGGAAAGGTGATTGTTAAGTTTTATATAGAACGTGACGGCACTTGTTCTCAGTTCAAGATACTTCGTTCGTTGAGTCCTGCTTTTGATACAGAGGCGTTAAGGGTATTGAAGTTAATGCCGAAGTGGAATGTGGATTCAACGGCTAAGGGTGGTACTTGGTATGTCTTGCCAGTTTCTTTTAAGAAACAAAATGTTCAACAATAA
- a CDS encoding energy transducer TonB, with translation MIKKLFLVLFLSFVVVGNIDAQKQKRTMKPKKKEQIEQPYCAEPAFEPCNDTLNVDTLGAKMFETVEGLKPSFPGDILEFIAVHLQYPPELAENSVSGRVIIKFFVTPSGCCCLFRVMRSVDPYLDREALRVLKLMPAWKWERRPKQGVWQLVPVTFRLL, from the coding sequence ATGATAAAGAAACTGTTTTTAGTTCTATTTTTAAGTTTTGTAGTCGTTGGTAATATCGATGCACAGAAGCAGAAAAGAACGATGAAACCGAAGAAAAAGGAACAAATAGAGCAGCCTTATTGTGCGGAACCAGCTTTTGAACCTTGTAATGACACCTTGAATGTGGATACCTTAGGTGCAAAGATGTTCGAAACTGTCGAGGGATTGAAACCTTCGTTCCCTGGTGATATCTTAGAATTTATAGCGGTACATCTTCAGTATCCTCCTGAATTGGCAGAAAACTCAGTTTCGGGAAGAGTCATAATAAAGTTCTTTGTGACCCCTTCAGGTTGTTGCTGCCTGTTTAGGGTTATGCGTTCTGTAGACCCATACCTTGACCGAGAGGCACTCAGAGTACTTAAACTTATGCCTGCATGGAAGTGGGAAAGACGACCGAAGCAAGGAGTTTGGCAACTTGTACCTGTCACCTTCAGATTATTATAA
- a CDS encoding energy transducer TonB, which produces MKKFLFIFFLSLMAVGSIHATNSSQMKFQQENMSNMKAITLPENSKKARQDTVSVLKEFPFFPGDFNEFIFSNFHYPPSLQENCIQGREVVKFCVNPKGKCDHFSIVRSVDPLIEKEVLRVLKLMPRWIWRDSSKKCLWMVKAVEFQLR; this is translated from the coding sequence ATGAAGAAGTTTCTGTTTATATTCTTTTTAAGCTTGATGGCGGTAGGTAGTATTCATGCTACGAATAGTAGCCAGATGAAATTCCAACAGGAGAATATGTCTAATATGAAGGCTATTACCTTACCAGAAAATTCTAAAAAGGCTCGGCAAGACACCGTGTCTGTCCTAAAAGAATTCCCATTCTTTCCAGGAGATTTTAATGAGTTCATCTTTTCTAACTTTCATTATCCACCATCTTTACAGGAAAATTGTATACAAGGGAGGGAGGTTGTAAAGTTCTGTGTTAACCCCAAAGGAAAGTGTGATCACTTTTCTATTGTGCGTTCTGTAGACCCTTTGATTGAAAAGGAAGTTCTACGTGTTTTAAAGTTAATGCCAAGATGGATATGGAGAGATAGTTCGAAGAAATGTTTGTGGATGGTAAAGGCTGTAGAATTTCAGTTGAGATAA
- the gpmI gene encoding 2,3-bisphosphoglycerate-independent phosphoglycerate mutase: MAKKALLMILDGWGNGKHGKGDVIYNTPTPYLDYLNAVSAHSELQASGEDVGLPDGQMGNSEVGHLNIGAGRIVYQDLVKINKACQSGDILKNQGIIDAYSYAQKNGKKLHLMGLTSTGGVHSSLDHLFKFIEIGKEYNLKDVYVHCFMDGRDTDPKSGAGFVAEIQKVCDANDAHIASVVGRFYAMDRDKRWNRVKEAYDLLVEGKGVQATDMVKAIEASYAEGVTDEFIKPITNSSVNGKIEEGDVVIFINFRNDRAKELTSVLTQQDLPEEGMHTIKDLQFYCMTPYDANFKNVNILFSKENVMDTLGEYLSKLGKKQLHTAETEKYAHVTFFFNGGREQPYEGEDRILVPSPKVATYDLQPEMSAFEVKDKLVGAINTQEYDFIVVNFANGDMVGHTGVYNAIAKAVWAVDQCVKEVVEAAKANDYETIIIADHGNADNAINEDGTPNTAHSLNPVPFIYVTNNNSATVKNGRLADVAPSILHIMGLEQPADMTGENLITD; encoded by the coding sequence ATGGCAAAGAAAGCTTTATTGATGATCCTTGATGGATGGGGTAACGGTAAGCATGGTAAGGGTGATGTAATCTATAACACACCAACTCCATACTTAGATTATTTGAATGCAGTTAGTGCACACTCTGAGTTGCAGGCATCAGGTGAAGATGTCGGACTGCCAGATGGTCAGATGGGTAACTCTGAGGTTGGTCACTTGAATATAGGTGCAGGTCGTATTGTTTATCAGGACCTCGTTAAGATTAACAAAGCTTGTCAGAGCGGTGACATCTTGAAGAACCAAGGTATTATTGATGCATATAGCTATGCACAGAAGAATGGTAAGAAACTTCACTTGATGGGTCTGACCTCTACGGGTGGTGTTCACTCATCACTTGATCACCTCTTCAAGTTTATTGAGATTGGTAAGGAGTATAACCTTAAGGACGTTTACGTTCATTGTTTTATGGACGGACGTGATACAGACCCAAAGAGTGGTGCTGGTTTCGTTGCTGAGATTCAGAAGGTTTGCGATGCGAATGATGCACATATCGCTTCAGTCGTTGGTCGTTTCTATGCAATGGACCGCGATAAGCGTTGGAATCGTGTGAAAGAAGCGTACGACTTGCTCGTTGAGGGTAAGGGCGTACAGGCTACTGACATGGTTAAAGCGATTGAGGCAAGCTATGCAGAAGGTGTGACAGACGAGTTTATCAAGCCTATCACAAACTCTTCTGTGAATGGTAAGATTGAGGAGGGTGACGTAGTTATCTTCATTAACTTCCGTAACGACCGTGCTAAGGAGTTGACATCTGTGCTCACACAGCAGGACCTCCCAGAGGAAGGTATGCACACAATTAAGGATCTGCAGTTCTACTGTATGACTCCATACGATGCAAACTTTAAGAACGTGAATATTCTCTTCTCTAAGGAGAACGTAATGGATACATTAGGTGAATACCTCAGCAAGCTCGGTAAGAAGCAGCTTCATACAGCCGAGACAGAGAAGTATGCACACGTAACCTTCTTCTTCAATGGTGGTCGTGAGCAGCCTTATGAGGGTGAAGATCGTATCTTGGTTCCTTCTCCAAAGGTTGCGACATATGACTTGCAGCCAGAGATGAGTGCCTTCGAGGTGAAAGATAAGCTTGTTGGTGCTATCAATACACAGGAGTATGACTTCATCGTTGTGAACTTCGCTAACGGTGATATGGTTGGTCATACAGGTGTTTATAATGCCATTGCAAAGGCTGTATGGGCTGTTGACCAGTGTGTTAAGGAGGTTGTTGAGGCTGCGAAGGCTAACGATTATGAGACAATCATCATCGCTGACCATGGTAATGCAGACAACGCAATCAATGAGGATGGAACTCCAAACACTGCTCACTCACTCAACCCAGTACCATTCATCTATGTTACAAACAACAATTCTGCAACAGTGAAGAATGGTCGTTTGGCTGACGTTGCACCTTCTATCCTTCATATTATGGGCTTAGAACAGCCTGCAGATATGACAGGTGAGAATCTTATTACAGATTAA
- the ung gene encoding uracil-DNA glycosylase, translating into MGVKIEPSWEQQLRGEFEKPYFLQLVEQVRQEYAQQPCYLPGKLIFNAFNLCPFDKVRVVIIGQDPYHEPGQAMGLSFSVPEGVQLPPSLQNIYKEIAADLGTPIHQSGDLTRWAEQGVLLLNATLTVRAHVANSHQRLGWGTFTDAAIKALSDGRENLVFMLWGVFACSKKALIDQQRHCVIESVHPSQRFANRGGWFGQHQFSRCNAYLTACGAQPIEW; encoded by the coding sequence ATGGGTGTAAAGATAGAACCATCGTGGGAACAACAACTGAGAGGAGAGTTTGAGAAGCCTTACTTCCTGCAGTTGGTTGAGCAGGTGAGACAAGAGTATGCACAGCAGCCTTGTTATCTTCCGGGGAAGTTGATATTCAATGCCTTTAATCTTTGTCCTTTCGATAAAGTAAGGGTTGTGATTATTGGGCAAGACCCTTATCATGAGCCTGGACAAGCGATGGGATTGAGTTTCTCCGTACCTGAGGGAGTACAGCTTCCTCCATCATTGCAGAATATCTATAAGGAGATTGCAGCTGACTTGGGTACACCGATTCATCAGTCTGGCGACTTAACACGATGGGCAGAGCAAGGAGTTCTCCTGCTGAATGCTACACTTACCGTTCGTGCACACGTCGCTAATAGTCACCAGCGATTAGGATGGGGAACCTTTACCGATGCAGCTATCAAGGCACTTAGTGATGGACGAGAGAACTTAGTCTTTATGCTTTGGGGCGTTTTTGCGTGTAGTAAGAAGGCACTGATCGACCAGCAGCGACATTGTGTTATAGAAAGTGTACACCCTTCGCAACGCTTTGCTAATCGTGGTGGATGGTTTGGGCAGCACCAGTTCTCACGTTGTAACGCCTACTTAACTGCTTGTGGCGCACAGCCTATAGAGTGGTAG
- the ung gene encoding uracil-DNA glycosylase encodes MEWILEESWREKLKDEMGKPYYRELVDKVQEEYENETCYPPEDKIFNALNLCPFDKVKVVIMGQDPYFNPGQAMGLSFSVPEGTQLPPSLQTLYRALKISLDASDKPSGNLTRWVEQGVLLLNTTLTVRKDNPNSHRKYKWWRFTDAVIKALDAEREHIVFMLWGRIAQRKERLVHVDNDRHMVLKAIHPSPLAVRRKGEWDGKEHFMCCNKYLNEYGIAPIEWTVVSE; translated from the coding sequence ATGGAATGGATTTTAGAAGAGTCGTGGCGTGAAAAGCTGAAAGACGAAATGGGTAAACCCTACTACAGGGAATTGGTTGATAAGGTGCAAGAGGAGTATGAGAATGAGACTTGCTATCCGCCAGAAGATAAGATTTTCAATGCCTTAAATCTTTGTCCTTTTGATAAGGTAAAGGTTGTCATTATGGGGCAGGACCCTTATTTCAATCCTGGTCAGGCTATGGGGCTGAGTTTTTCCGTGCCTGAAGGCACACAGCTTCCACCTTCATTGCAGACTCTATACAGGGCACTCAAGATTAGTCTTGATGCCTCTGATAAGCCTTCGGGGAATCTTACACGTTGGGTTGAGCAGGGAGTCTTGTTGTTGAATACGACATTGACTGTGCGTAAGGATAATCCTAACAGCCATCGGAAATACAAGTGGTGGCGTTTTACAGATGCTGTAATCAAGGCTTTGGATGCTGAGCGTGAGCATATTGTCTTTATGTTATGGGGACGTATAGCACAGCGTAAGGAACGATTGGTCCACGTAGATAATGACAGACACATGGTATTGAAGGCGATACATCCTTCACCTTTGGCTGTCCGCCGTAAAGGAGAATGGGATGGGAAAGAACATTTCATGTGCTGCAATAAGTATTTAAATGAGTATGGAATTGCACCTATTGAGTGGACGGTAGTGAGTGAATAA
- a CDS encoding DUF3109 family protein has translation MGNTYDHIFMVGDVLVSPDIINVKFCCDLDKCHGQCCIEGDAGAPVTLDETMEIENVLDTVWGDLSASGQAVIDKQGVAYTDEEGDLVTSIVGGKDCVFTCYENGCCLCALERSYRNGKTGFVKPISCSLYPVRVKDFGNGTCGINYHHWRICADARKKGEELNLPLYKFLKEPLTRRFGKEWYDELCEVAEQLLG, from the coding sequence ATGGGTAATACGTATGATCATATATTCATGGTGGGAGATGTGCTTGTCTCACCAGATATAATCAATGTGAAGTTCTGTTGCGACCTTGATAAGTGTCATGGGCAGTGCTGCATTGAGGGAGATGCTGGCGCACCTGTAACATTGGACGAGACGATGGAGATAGAGAATGTCCTTGATACTGTTTGGGGTGATTTGTCAGCCTCTGGGCAGGCGGTCATAGATAAACAGGGTGTCGCTTACACCGATGAAGAAGGCGATTTGGTGACGAGTATCGTTGGTGGTAAGGACTGTGTCTTCACTTGTTATGAGAATGGTTGTTGTCTTTGTGCCTTGGAGCGTTCCTACCGTAATGGCAAAACAGGCTTCGTAAAACCTATTTCTTGTTCGTTGTATCCAGTTAGAGTGAAAGACTTTGGGAATGGTACCTGTGGTATTAATTACCATCACTGGCGCATCTGTGCTGATGCAAGAAAAAAAGGAGAAGAACTAAATCTTCCCCTTTATAAGTTTTTGAAGGAACCCCTTACGCGTAGATTTGGTAAGGAGTGGTATGATGAATTGTGTGAGGTAGCTGAGCAGTTGTTGGGGTGA
- a CDS encoding AraC family transcriptional regulator — translation MNKKIRLIEVNVAQARAVYPEGKFIDNDLILFEDITQVPLPTNPSRMKSLFLALCTSGHAQYTVDTKMHEVGAGDVIIISEEQVVADYMLSRDCKGIALILSYDFFQNIVSGVHELSALFLFARTHPVFHLDNNQAKALENDIQHIKEKIIDTGHRFRRELVMTMLKALIIDMSDIIYRFQQVGEAGQTRAEAIFRDFIQTVEKNYRTERRVSWYAQQLCITSKYLSETVRTVSRRTPSDWIDSYVTRELRVMLRNSTMSIKQIADELNFANQSFMGKYFKEHVGMSPSKFRKS, via the coding sequence ATGAACAAAAAGATAAGGCTTATCGAAGTTAATGTAGCACAAGCAAGAGCTGTCTATCCTGAAGGTAAATTTATTGATAACGACCTTATTCTCTTCGAGGATATTACGCAAGTACCACTTCCTACCAATCCTTCTCGTATGAAGTCTCTCTTTCTTGCCCTCTGTACCAGCGGTCATGCACAATATACTGTTGATACAAAGATGCACGAGGTGGGTGCTGGGGACGTCATTATCATCAGCGAAGAACAGGTAGTTGCAGACTATATGCTCTCACGTGATTGCAAGGGGATTGCCCTCATCCTATCTTATGACTTCTTTCAGAACATTGTAAGCGGAGTTCACGAACTGTCTGCTCTCTTCCTCTTTGCCCGTACCCATCCTGTTTTCCACCTTGATAACAATCAGGCAAAGGCATTAGAAAACGACATTCAGCATATCAAGGAGAAGATTATTGATACTGGTCATCGCTTCCGTCGTGAGTTAGTTATGACAATGCTAAAGGCACTTATCATCGATATGAGTGATATCATCTATCGCTTCCAACAAGTTGGAGAAGCCGGACAGACACGTGCTGAAGCTATCTTCCGCGACTTCATTCAGACTGTGGAGAAGAACTATCGTACGGAAAGGCGTGTCAGTTGGTACGCACAACAACTGTGTATCACATCTAAATATCTCTCTGAAACCGTGCGTACTGTCAGCAGACGTACACCAAGTGATTGGATTGACTCCTACGTTACACGTGAGCTGCGTGTGATGCTTAGAAACAGTACGATGAGTATTAAGCAGATTGCTGACGAGCTAAACTTCGCCAATCAGAGCTTTATGGGTAAATACTTCAAGGAACATGTGGGCATGAGTCCTTCGAAGTTTAGAAAGAGTTGA